TTCCAACACACTCACATAGAGTTTATGTTCAATGCGATGGAGTTCTGCTTCGATTTCTGATCGTGGTTGTCCTTGATAACATCTAAAGGATTGTTGTTGAATGATGGCCCCACCATCTAAACTTTCATCAACATAATGGATGCTGGCACCCAAAAGCGTATCGTTATTTTGAAGTGCTTGTCCTAAGGCATCCAGTCCCTTGTACTTGGGTAAAAGAGATGGATGGATGTTGATGATTTTTTGGGGATATGCCTGAAGTAAGGTTTTCCCAATCAAACGCATATACCCTGCAAGTGCGATGAAATCAATCGCGTGTGATTTGAGTTGTTCAAGAATCTGTGTTTCATAGGCTTTTTTATTTGGATAATCTTTGGGATTAAATACGAATGTATCCACACCCCGTGCTTGGGCTTTTTGGATAATGGCAGCCTGTGGATTATCGCATACGCACAAATCAAGGGTTGCATGAATACGACCTTGTTCAATTGCATCATAAATGGCTTCAAAATTTGATCCGGTTCCTGATGCAAAGACACACAGCCTCATCGTAAAATAACTCCTGGTGTTGCGATGACTTCACCCATTATCACAGGTGTTTCACCTTTGGATTTAAGATGACTGCATACTGGTTCAACCTTTGCTTCATCAACCACTAATACCATGCCAATTCCCATGTTAAAGATGGCGTACATTTCTTCATCACTGATATCGCCCAGTGATTGAATCAGGGTAAAGATTTCATCTTTTTCCCAAGCATGTGTATTGATACTGACCCCTAAGCCTTTTTGAAGACAGCGTTCAATGTTTTCATAAAACCCTCCGCCAGTAATGTGGGCAATCCCACTTACAAGGTTTTGGTCAATGAGTCCCATAACACTGTTTACATAAATGCGAGTGGGTGTGAGTAGACGATTTAGAAGTGGCATGCCATCAACACTTTGATTCATATCGAGGTCATTGTCTTTAAAGATTAATTTACGCACCAGTGAGAATCCATTGGAATGAATTCCTGAGCTTTTCAGACCAATGAGGATTTGTCCAGGTTTTGTGTCTTCTGGTTTTAAGAGGCGATCTCTTTCTTGAACACCCACGGCAAATCCGGCAAGGTCATAATCATCCCCTTGATACAAATCATTCATTTCTGCAGTTTCACCGCCAATTAAAGCACAGCCTGCTTGGGTACATCCTTCCACAATCCCTTGGATGATGGTTTCAATCATGACTGGATCTGTTTTCCCAACCGCTAAGTAATCAAGGAAAAACAGTGGCATTGCGCCTTGTGCCAAGATGTCATTCACACACATTGCGACACAATCAATGCCAATGGTTTCATGGCGGTTAAAGGTTTGGGCAATCACTAATTTAGTTCCAACACCATCGGTTCCACTGACTAATACAGGATCCTTAATGTTGTATTTCGCAAGGTCAAATAAGGCGCCAAAGGACCCCACATTTTGCATCACCCCTTGATTAAAGGTTTTGCCGACATGTTTTTTAATGCGATCGACAACTTCATATCCTGCTTCAATATCGACCCCTGCTGCTTTATATTTTTCACTCATAGTTTTCTCCTAACACTTTCCATCTTTATTGGCTTCTTCCAGTTTTGAATACAGTTCGGTTGGGTAATTCTTATTAAAGCAAGCCATGCATAATCCTTTATTATTGAGGGCTTTTTGAAGTCCTGCTTCACTTAAAAAGTATAGGGAATCCGCCCCGATTTTCTCACACAATTCATCCAATCCCATATTGGCACTGATGAGTTCATCATAGGTTGAAGTGTCTACACCATAGAAACAAGGTGCGATAATGGGTGGGGATGCAATGCGCATATGCACTTCAAGTGCTCCCATTTGTTTCAACATCGCCACTAAGTTTGCGGAAGTGGTACCCCGTACAATGGAATCATCAATTAAGATCACGCGTTTTCCAGATACGACAGAACGTACCGGGGATAACTTCATCTTTACCCCTTTTTCACGCATGGCTTGGGTGGGTTCAATAAAGGTTCGACCACTGTAGCGGTTTTTGATCATCCCCATTTCATAGGGAATGCCACTTTCTTCAGCATACCCATAGGCTGCGGATAAACTGGAGTCGGGAACCCCCACAACAATATCGGCTTCAACAGGTGCTTCTTGGGCCAGCATGCGTCCACATTGTTTTCGAGCCGTATGTACATTTAGACCTGTAATATCACTGTCTGGACGTGAGAAGTAGATATACTCCATGGCACACATGCGATGTTGGACATCTTTTGCATAGAATGAGGAGTGAATGCCTTCTTGATTAATCATGACCACTTCACCAGGTAATATATCTCGCGTAAAGGTTGCGCCAATCATATCCAATGCACAGGTTTCTGAACTGACAACATATCCATTGTCCAACTGGCCAATCGATAAGGGTCTGAGTCCGTTTTTATCACGCATCGCATAGAGTGTATCTTTGGTAAGTAATAAAAAGGCAAAGGCACCTTCAAGATACAACAAGCTTTCCTTAATCGCATCCAAGAAGTTTGTTTGACGGCCTTGTTTGATTAAGTGGGCAAAGATTTCAGTATCTGAGGTTGATTGAAAGATGGATCCTTTGGATTCTAAGAATTCACGCAGTTGGGATGAATTCACAATGTTCCCATTGTGACACAATCCAAAGTCGCCGGTGGAATGTTTAAATAAGAAGGGTTGCACGTTCATCAAACCGCTGCCCCCTTGGGTTGCATAGCGGACATGACCAATGGCTTTGTCCCCTTTGAGTTTGGACAGGTTTGCATCGTTAAAGACATACCGTACTTGTCCTTCGTTTTTATGACCATACAGATTTTCAGAGTCAGAAGTCACAATGCCTGTTCCTTCTTGACCGCGGTGTTGCATGCTGTGTAATCCATAAAAACTGAGCTGTGCGGCTTCTTGGACATTATAGATTCCAAAGACACCG
This DNA window, taken from Erysipelothrix larvae, encodes the following:
- the purN gene encoding phosphoribosylglycinamide formyltransferase encodes the protein MRLCVFASGTGSNFEAIYDAIEQGRIHATLDLCVCDNPQAAIIQKAQARGVDTFVFNPKDYPNKKAYETQILEQLKSHAIDFIALAGYMRLIGKTLLQAYPQKIINIHPSLLPKYKGLDALGQALQNNDTLLGASIHYVDESLDGGAIIQQQSFRCYQGQPRSEIEAELHRIEHKLYVSVLETISQENKL
- the purM gene encoding phosphoribosylformylglycinamidine cyclo-ligase, which codes for MSEKYKAAGVDIEAGYEVVDRIKKHVGKTFNQGVMQNVGSFGALFDLAKYNIKDPVLVSGTDGVGTKLVIAQTFNRHETIGIDCVAMCVNDILAQGAMPLFFLDYLAVGKTDPVMIETIIQGIVEGCTQAGCALIGGETAEMNDLYQGDDYDLAGFAVGVQERDRLLKPEDTKPGQILIGLKSSGIHSNGFSLVRKLIFKDNDLDMNQSVDGMPLLNRLLTPTRIYVNSVMGLIDQNLVSGIAHITGGGFYENIERCLQKGLGVSINTHAWEKDEIFTLIQSLGDISDEEMYAIFNMGIGMVLVVDEAKVEPVCSHLKSKGETPVIMGEVIATPGVILR
- the purF gene encoding amidophosphoribosyltransferase, producing MVNTQFDDRSLHEECGVFGIYNVQEAAQLSFYGLHSMQHRGQEGTGIVTSDSENLYGHKNEGQVRYVFNDANLSKLKGDKAIGHVRYATQGGSGLMNVQPFLFKHSTGDFGLCHNGNIVNSSQLREFLESKGSIFQSTSDTEIFAHLIKQGRQTNFLDAIKESLLYLEGAFAFLLLTKDTLYAMRDKNGLRPLSIGQLDNGYVVSSETCALDMIGATFTRDILPGEVVMINQEGIHSSFYAKDVQHRMCAMEYIYFSRPDSDITGLNVHTARKQCGRMLAQEAPVEADIVVGVPDSSLSAAYGYAEESGIPYEMGMIKNRYSGRTFIEPTQAMREKGVKMKLSPVRSVVSGKRVILIDDSIVRGTTSANLVAMLKQMGALEVHMRIASPPIIAPCFYGVDTSTYDELISANMGLDELCEKIGADSLYFLSEAGLQKALNNKGLCMACFNKNYPTELYSKLEEANKDGKC